TGCTGCATCTTCATCGGTAAGAATTGTTTGTGGATGTTTCCCTGACATAACTTTTAGAAAAGTTCTAAAAAGCCAACCAAAACTTTCAGCAGTTTCATCATAAAGAAGTGCAGCACCAAACACAATAGTTTTCTTGTGATTATTCACCCCAACAATCAAACCAAATGGACGCCCATCATTTAGTTTCCTATATGTGGTGTCAAAGCTTATAACATCACCGAAAGTTGCATAGTCTGAGACCATTTTCGAGTCAGcccaaaatatattagttatcaaatCGTCCTCATCTACTTGAATTGAATAAAAAAACTTGACATCTTCTGCTACCTTCTTCTCCATGTATTCTAACACTCCCCCTGTATCACCTTTCGCTGCTTGCAATGTTCTTTTTGAGTACAAACGATTTTTCATGTCTTGAGGGATAAAACCAAGGTTTTCTTGTCCACATGCTTCTTTGGCCATAAGATCAATAGTTGCTTTATTAGAAATGCCTACAGACTTTGCGACCTCTGCAGCCGCTATTTGTGCATCGGTCACTTTTCCGTGAGATCTCAAGTACTGGGCCATGGTTCCAGTATCAAGAATGTGGTTATGTGTCTCCTCAAATTCGTAAACCTGATAAAATCCATTCCTAAGACTTATTTTCATATGTGCATTACATCCACATCGTGATTCAGGCCTACTATAACTGAATGTATCTTCTCTCTTATCTTCAGCACGAGTTCCTAATAGTTTAAATCATTGTCTTAGTGCATATAAAAATTATTATACTCCAAACAAATTGCAAGTGGTCCATACCTTGACGAGAACAGAAAAATGTTCTCTGTTGTATTGTATCGGAGTTCTTTACTTTATGCTTACTGCCTCTCCGGACGCTAAAACCCATAACTTCAGCATACTTGTTATAAAAGGAATAAGCCTCTTCATCAGATAAAAAGTTCATTCCAATCTTTGGTACCCTTTTATTAATACGATCTTTCGCATTGCTAGCTGCGGTTTCTTGCACATCCTGTATCAATTAATATGCATTTTAGTTAAAACACAGATATTTAACAACCATGTTTATTTGCCATCAGGGAAAAGGATGATATGAAGAAAACAATCACTAGGAAGATGAAAAGGAGGATATGAAGAATACAAACGAGAATCTCACTGTTGGTGGTTCTGATCCATTATCATCATGGTTCCCATGACCACCCTCTAGAGAAGCCATCAGGGAAGGACAAGAAGATCCTTTGCTTCAGTCTCTAGGTCGCTCCAGACTCAGAGACGTTGCATCTGCTTGACGATGTTGATTGATGAATGATAAAAGAGTCTCCTGATTGTTTCAGCAGGCTCTATTAATCTTTATATTTTCTGGTCCATTCCAATGCGATttggagataaggatgttgttttGGCGGGATTAAGAGATCTGATTGGGCGGGATTATTTCCCTCCATAGTTCTATTCAGTTTTGATGATCAGCAAGTATTACGGGTCTTTTTTTTGGGGTAAAGCAAGTATTACGGGTCGATGTGTATTAGGAAGgataattttgatttttttttctgtgACAAAAAACGGCCCCACGAGGTGAGGCAGGGATGGGCGACACGTATCAGGGGCGCACGGATGGGCGCATGCCCAGGGCGCAGGCAAGCCCCATCCCTCCAAGTATGGCTGGACTGCCTTTTGCGGGCCCGCTGGGCCCACTGGCCAGGCATCCTGCGGCAAGTGCCTCCAGGTAAGGACTAAGGACTCCATTATAAATTTAACGTCACATTTTTCATAATAAATTATGTTTTTTGAGGATGTTAAGTTTAGTTGATGAGCGTTGCACATTTGCTTCAGTTTGTTTTATTAAAATGTTAGTGTTCTTGCAAACTAAATTTGTCATCAGCACGTCAATGTAAATGGCCATAAAAAGTGTTAGATTTGCCATGCCTAAAGATCGGACGCCAGATTTTTTAGTGTTTCCACTAAGAATAACCTCTTTACTCTATTACATGGACATTTCTTTTTTTTGGCGAATAGATGAACATCATTTGACGTGTTGGCTAATGTTTTTATCATCTGAATCTGAATATATAGGTGACGAACACGGCTACCGGCGCACAGATTACGGTGAGGATCGTTGACCAGTGCAGCAACGGTGGCCTGGACCTGGACTATGACACAGTGTTCAGCAAGATCGACACCAACGGGGTGGGTATGCAGCAGGGCCACCTCACCGTCAACTACCAGTTCGTCGACTGTGGCGATAACTAACGAAGAAATAATTGGTGCTCCCATGCTATGCAAGGGAAAAAAAGATTCTGGATTACAAATAATGATGCACGTCTGCAAATTATAATAAAGTGGAATAAATTTTAATGTGATGAATGGATCCAAGGTTTTCACCCCCTCCTTATGTATGGATGGACTAGGACACAACTATATGGCCAGTTCTTTTcgtggcttctagaataagctgcaaaaagctgccccctacccagcttattctagaagcccaaccatTTTTTTTAAAGCCTATTAATTAAGACTTGAATTGTAGGCTTCTAAAAAGAAAAttttggttgggcttctagaataaacTGGGTAGGGGGCAGCTTATTCTGGAAGCCCAAAAAAACTAGCAAAAGAACTGGCCCATAGATGTCGTTTGTTGAATGTGGGGCATTCTGGACTTCTACTTTTCTTGTCATCGCCAAGCTTTGCATTTCTTTTTTTGCCCCTCATTTTAGTAGGTTAAATGTTGACTTTATAGCCCTTAATGATCTGGAAGGTTAACTACCATAAAACTTGATTTGATTACTCGTAGATAGGTGCAATTCTGATAGGTGAGTTAGTTCAGTTTCTGACGTATTTAAGCCGGGGATAGGCAGATCCGTGGCATTTGTGGTGTGCTGATCGTTCTTGACCACCACTCACTCGAACTCATGAACTCACTTATGCACACAGATCAAACGATTTTACTATGTACTAAATCAgccacaattaatatggatcgaagaGAGTAATAATTCTAGGAATTCTGAAATCTTGACACAAGTGTTGACATTCATCACTCAAATCTAGGCTCTACTGCTGTAGGTAAAGCTCCCACGAACATCACCAAGAGAAAACATTAATACCATCAGGAGGGGGGACGAGAACCGGAAGGGGGGACTGGAGATATGGCGGGCGCGGGCCAAAAATTTACAGCTGCCCCCAAAATTATTCGATACGGGCGTTTTACGTGACCTGCGTGGGATGATTTTTCGTCCCGACCCTGCAAAACGATGGTAATTACTCTAGCCCATGTGTCTTGTGTGAAAATCTAGATTTCTTTCATGGAATTACTCCTTTTCTTTTCTATTCGCGCCAACTCTACCAAAGTGTTTCGAGAGCCGGGAACCGACGATGACTTTGGCTGCGACAACAATGCATGTTGGGGACCCTTGCTAGGAATCTTGTTAACTAACGAAGCCTAGAAGTCCAAGTGCAAGGACGTGCCACCATAACCAAGCCAGGATAGCGGAGCAAGCCCACCTCCACCCGACCTGAGTAATCCAACCAAGCCCAAGCTAGGGAGGGTCAGGCAGGGGAGACATTCCAGATCACTCTAGGGCTAGGGTTTTCACCTACCCGCATCTTCTTTCTCTACACCGAGGCCGGGAGCATGTAACCCAAGAATAGATCTTCCCATCGATCCTCACGAGTGCCAGTGAGTACTCGAGcaacacaaccatcaaagacacgAGTAGGATCGTATTCTTCTCGATCGTAGGGCTTGGGTCTGCGTAAATCATCTGTCCCATACCTTGCCATATGGATCCGCCGCTTGCACACCCCTCGAATAAAATTAGTCTTCTCTCGACTATGCTGTTGGTCGTGAAAACACCGATAGTTGGTTGGTGTGGCAGGTAGGGGCAGGTACGTGCAGATCCAATTTATCGGATTGAGATGGCTTCTCCAACCAAGGTTGGAGGCAGTGCCGTGCTAGGCCAGGGTCTCCACCCGGCTCCCTCCACTTGGCCTCCACCATAGCGAAGGAACGAATCTTTGCTACCTCCTTTGCAATGCATGATGAATGTATTTTAGTTGGGCAACTAAAATTTTGAAATATTTCATGAACAAAATTTCACATTTATTTTGTAAGAAAGTGGTTTATCTGACATTTAAAATATAAGAAATGAAAGTAAAATACTcactccgtctcataatgtaagacgtttttacaAGCTAAAGAAGAGAAACAAAAATAATAAAGAAAATCCTCAGCAAATTATAGGATCGGACGGCGAGCGGTCGCAGCAAATCAAAAAAAAAACGTGTGTTTGGTGCGCTCAGCGCTCATGCAGCTTGCTTGCGGTCTGCTCGCATATGCATCGATCCATCACATGCCACACAACGCATGCACCGCGTGAGTCCACTCCACGCCACTCCACCGGCAAACAGGAGCATCTATCTGTCAGCGCCGTGACGAGCAAGCAGAGCAAGGTAGCCGCTGCCATGTCAACTGGGGGCCAAGGCACCACCATGGCAGCGAACCCGGGCCGAGACGGCTACATGGCGAGAAGGGTATCCAACAGGTCCAAAAGAATCGTCCAGCCCAACAGAAGGTTCATCAGGCCCGACTGGACCCGTTGACTGCATCGCCACCAGCTACTTAACCTGGAAGCATCGACTGTATCGGCATCCATAGGGATCAGGCAAAGGACGGCGGCTCTCTTCCTCACCTACTTTCCCTTTCCCTTCCTCCCCACGGAATTCTGTCGATGCATGAACTGAGTTGATTCTTGAGGAAGAGTAATAGATCGATTCCATACCCTAACATCCTGGTATCagagaccaccaccaccaccgatctCCACCGCGAAATCCTGGAAACCCGTCAACGCGTCCACGCCCGGCAAGTCCTCCTTGCCGCCATGGATCCGACGCTCAAGGAGTACCTCGACAAGCTCCATCAGGACGCGAAGAGCGATTCCGCGAGCGTCCTCAAGCAGCTGCAAGCACAGACACCGCAGATCGAAGATCTCCTCCGATGGAAACCCAATCTAGAAGCCCGCTTCACCAAGCTGGAGAACACGGTCGCCCTGATGCAAGTGACCCCTCCTCAACCAACCGCACCGCCTTCGTCGAGTGGAGCGACGCACCAAGTTCCCCCACCACCGCTGTTGCACGCGCGAGGAATACTCCACGGGCCCAATGGCCACGGCGACGTCGATCTCACTGGGGGGCTCCCGTCGGTGACCTTAGAGTCACCTACGGCACTCCCGGTCACGGGTACGTCTCAGCACCTGACAATTCCCCCTCCAGAACCCATAACTCCATCATTTCTCGCCAATTTGGGGTAGAACCCACCTCCCATGAATTTTCCCCTGTTCAATGGCGAGAACCCGCAGCTCTGGAGAACGCTCTGTGAGCAATATTTCCAGATGTTCGCCATTCATGATGCATACCGTGTTCCCATGGCGATTTTTAACTTCTCAGGTCCTGCGGGCATCTGGCTCCAATCAGTTCAGAAGAAACTGATTGGGCTCGATTGAGACTCGTTTACATCATTAATCTGCACCTGATTCGGGCGTGACAAACACCAGATGCTCATCAGACAGTTTTACGCAATTAAACAGCATACTATTGTCGCAGATTTCATCGAGCGATTTGAATCGCTGATGAATCACCTCATTTCTTATTCTGAAAGTACTCACCCATATTTTTTCCTGACACGCTTTGTCGAGGGCTTGCGACCAGACATACGCGCGGTGGTGCTAGTACAGCGACCACCGGACCTGGACACAACTTGTTCGCTGGCcc
Above is a window of Triticum aestivum cultivar Chinese Spring chromosome 6B, IWGSC CS RefSeq v2.1, whole genome shotgun sequence DNA encoding:
- the LOC123135151 gene encoding pathogenesis-related protein PR-4; the encoded protein is MAGCVALAVVLLCAAAAMAAAQSASNVRATYNFYNPEKINWDLNTASAYCATWDAGMSLAWRSKYGWTAFCGPAGPTGQASCGKCLQVTNTATGAQITVRIVDQCSNGGLDLDYDTVFSKIDTNGVGMQQGHLTVNYQFVDCGDN